A stretch of Acidimicrobiales bacterium DNA encodes these proteins:
- a CDS encoding DoxX family protein — translation MSNAVNFVLLAARIWVGAVMLAHGVRHVKALQSGPGMANWLTSLGLKYGALQAQTLTWTEVAVAPFLALGLVTPAAYGAAASLMLVAWITNHRDKGFFITARPTEGWEYVATLAILSLVLGALGPGEWSIDHAAGFHWPQDPSEAIWVALVVGVGGTAGYLATFWRPQRKEA, via the coding sequence ATGAGCAACGCTGTGAACTTCGTCTTGCTGGCGGCGCGGATCTGGGTTGGCGCGGTGATGCTGGCGCACGGCGTCAGGCACGTGAAGGCGCTGCAGTCCGGTCCGGGAATGGCGAATTGGCTGACGAGCCTCGGTCTGAAATACGGCGCGCTCCAGGCGCAGACGTTGACTTGGACCGAGGTGGCGGTCGCTCCGTTCCTGGCCTTGGGGCTGGTGACCCCGGCGGCCTATGGAGCTGCAGCGTCCTTGATGCTCGTGGCGTGGATCACCAATCACCGGGACAAGGGATTCTTCATCACCGCCCGCCCGACCGAAGGCTGGGAGTACGTCGCCACCCTCGCGATCCTGTCGCTGGTGTTGGGTGCCCTGGGACCGGGCGAGTGGTCGATCGACCACGCTGCCGGGTTCCACTGGCCGCAGGACCCGTCGGAGGCGATCTGGGTGGCGCTCGTCGTCGGCGTCGGCGGAACCGCCGGCTACCTCGCCACCTTCTGGCGCCCGCAGCGCAAGGAGGCGTGA
- a CDS encoding ferritin-like domain-containing protein, producing the protein MEFDIEDYKRRTDRLHFDDLELDSFATSPLGPDALRCLRYMHDVEYHTVCYLRDLLVSPAHGDAEITSFLSFWVFEEFWHGEALAAVLSAHGEPAGQTRVTNMRRQLGWAERLRPLMMMAGSVLAGEDFVTVQMTWGAINEWTTQAGYSQLARRAGHPVLSELLRRIMRQEGRHIDFYASQAHRRLAASRRAQRLTRFALNRLWSPVGSGVMPEAETAHLATYLMSGPDGLAAVQRIDRRVDRLPGLAGLALLQRSIASLGADPNEQGAIPAAV; encoded by the coding sequence GTGGAGTTCGACATCGAGGACTACAAGCGCCGAACCGACCGCCTCCACTTCGACGATCTCGAGCTCGACAGCTTCGCAACATCACCCCTCGGCCCCGATGCTCTTCGTTGTCTGCGCTACATGCACGACGTCGAGTACCACACGGTCTGTTACCTGAGGGATCTTCTGGTGAGCCCTGCACACGGCGACGCGGAGATCACCTCGTTCCTGTCGTTCTGGGTGTTCGAGGAGTTCTGGCACGGCGAAGCCCTCGCCGCCGTACTTTCCGCGCACGGAGAGCCGGCCGGCCAAACCCGGGTAACCAACATGCGCCGACAGCTCGGATGGGCCGAACGCCTCCGACCGCTCATGATGATGGCCGGCTCCGTTCTCGCCGGGGAAGATTTCGTGACCGTACAGATGACATGGGGAGCGATCAACGAGTGGACCACCCAAGCCGGCTATAGCCAGCTCGCACGGCGGGCAGGCCATCCTGTCCTATCGGAACTGCTCCGACGAATAATGCGCCAGGAAGGCCGCCATATTGACTTTTACGCAAGCCAAGCGCACCGGCGGCTGGCTGCCAGCCGCCGCGCCCAGCGCCTGACCCGCTTCGCGCTCAATCGTCTGTGGTCGCCAGTCGGCTCAGGAGTCATGCCGGAAGCAGAGACCGCCCATCTGGCCACCTACCTGATGTCCGGTCCGGACGGGCTCGCCGCAGTCCAACGAATCGACAGGCGGGTAGACCGCCTTCCCGGACTCGCCGGCCTCGCACTCCTGCAACGCTCCATCGCCAGCCTCGGAGCCGATCCCAACGAACAGGGTGCGATCCCCGCCGCGGTGTAA
- a CDS encoding SDR family NAD(P)-dependent oxidoreductase, protein MTAARQKVAVVTGGGGGIGAAVAEQLGRDGWFVVTVDPLVTLDGSATLPEPKETTAARITAAGGSARASSASVTDGNALRTLFNELADEHGGLDAVVNVAGITRPTSFARGSEQDWLAVLSVHLGGYLNVLEAALPIMAAAGRGHIVGVTSGSGWRSADAGAYSCAKRAVAALTWELGRCAPAGVTVNAMSPIAETRMVTEALERARRAAAAAGNTVGTGGLSLASLPAPEDLGPIGAYLAGDGFGWCNGRILFTGGSEVAFIDEPRLLEVVRTDGAASIARVLDAIVPGALASAEAAQGTTGGGNPRFGPIFEEQASGPLPAATVRSCAVVSDRPRLASRLTAALGARSVVCHGVEANEGFGDAAKRIEAIADANGPLDAVVVAPTGDAPADASDGHEWERVLASHRGIVDRIYSDAGWARATADYAVEKERPLRLVTLTDGRTSGGRSRAQASAQLARAAGTSTKGRVNAFAVSLEASEEDAGAAAAELVAHLLADPDAAALAGAELVVDSDWLGLRSHPRPIASVVYGGPSVPGWLDATLREIAGVGS, encoded by the coding sequence ATGACCGCCGCGCGCCAGAAGGTAGCCGTCGTTACCGGTGGCGGCGGAGGGATCGGTGCCGCGGTGGCCGAGCAGCTTGGTCGCGACGGATGGTTCGTGGTGACGGTCGACCCGCTCGTCACTCTTGACGGGTCCGCCACGTTGCCCGAACCGAAGGAGACGACCGCAGCGCGCATCACCGCGGCCGGCGGCTCGGCTCGGGCGTCGTCAGCGTCGGTCACCGACGGCAACGCGCTGCGGACCTTGTTCAACGAACTCGCGGATGAGCACGGTGGGCTCGACGCAGTAGTGAACGTAGCGGGCATCACCCGCCCCACCAGCTTCGCGAGAGGAAGCGAGCAGGACTGGCTGGCAGTTCTGTCTGTGCACCTCGGGGGCTACCTGAACGTTCTCGAGGCTGCGTTGCCGATCATGGCGGCAGCCGGGCGGGGCCACATCGTCGGAGTGACTTCCGGCTCGGGGTGGCGGTCAGCTGACGCAGGGGCGTACAGCTGTGCCAAGCGCGCCGTCGCCGCGCTCACCTGGGAGCTCGGCCGCTGCGCACCCGCCGGCGTGACCGTCAACGCGATGTCGCCGATCGCGGAAACTCGAATGGTGACCGAAGCGTTGGAACGCGCCCGTCGCGCAGCTGCGGCCGCCGGCAACACCGTCGGCACAGGCGGGCTGTCCCTCGCCTCGTTGCCAGCCCCGGAAGATCTCGGGCCCATAGGTGCATATCTCGCCGGCGATGGATTCGGGTGGTGCAACGGGCGGATCTTGTTCACCGGCGGTTCCGAGGTTGCCTTCATCGACGAGCCGCGTCTGCTCGAAGTGGTGCGCACCGATGGCGCGGCATCAATTGCCCGAGTCCTCGACGCGATCGTGCCAGGCGCCCTGGCTTCTGCGGAGGCGGCACAGGGAACGACGGGCGGGGGAAACCCCCGGTTCGGTCCCATCTTCGAGGAACAGGCTTCGGGACCGCTTCCGGCTGCGACCGTGCGATCCTGCGCGGTCGTCTCCGACCGGCCCCGGTTGGCGTCCCGGCTGACAGCGGCGCTCGGAGCGCGATCAGTGGTGTGCCATGGTGTCGAAGCCAATGAAGGATTCGGCGACGCGGCCAAGCGAATCGAAGCGATCGCGGATGCGAACGGTCCGTTGGATGCCGTCGTCGTTGCGCCAACAGGCGACGCTCCTGCGGATGCCAGTGACGGACACGAGTGGGAGCGGGTGCTCGCTTCGCACCGTGGAATCGTTGATCGGATATACAGCGACGCCGGGTGGGCGCGCGCGACAGCCGACTACGCAGTTGAAAAAGAACGGCCGTTGCGGCTCGTGACTCTGACGGACGGGCGGACTTCGGGTGGCCGAAGCCGGGCCCAGGCCTCCGCGCAGCTCGCACGCGCAGCCGGCACGTCCACCAAGGGAAGGGTCAACGCCTTCGCCGTGAGCCTCGAAGCGTCCGAAGAAGACGCCGGTGCAGCGGCTGCCGAGCTGGTCGCCCATCTTCTCGCTGACCCCGACGCCGCGGCCTTGGCAGGAGCGGAGCTCGTAGTGGACTCGGACTGGTTGGGCCTGCGCAGCCATCCCCGGCCAATCGCCAGCGTCGTCTACGGTGGCCCGTCCGTGCCGGGCTGGCTCGACGCGACGCTGCGGGAAATCGCGGGAGTGGGTTCGTGA
- a CDS encoding rhodanese-like domain-containing protein, translating into MKTITRTELQNRLGSIVLLEALPRNYFEAEHLPGARNMPRDEIDALASLLVPDKGAAVVTYCAGPSCPNSKIAAERLETLGYTEVYAYEGGKEEWLAAGLPFEQGLSDTAA; encoded by the coding sequence ATGAAGACCATCACCCGTACAGAGCTTCAGAACCGGCTCGGCTCGATCGTTCTCCTCGAGGCGTTGCCCCGCAACTACTTCGAGGCAGAGCACCTGCCTGGCGCTCGAAACATGCCCCGCGACGAGATCGACGCTCTGGCGTCATTGCTCGTCCCGGACAAAGGGGCGGCTGTGGTCACCTACTGCGCCGGCCCCTCCTGCCCGAACTCGAAGATAGCTGCCGAGCGGCTGGAGACCCTCGGTTACACCGAGGTCTACGCCTACGAAGGCGGCAAAGAGGAATGGCTTGCTGCCGGCCTTCCCTTCGAACAAGGACTGTCGGATACCGCGGCGTGA
- a CDS encoding LLM class flavin-dependent oxidoreductase, giving the protein MTYPLSILDLATVSGNQTVRESLEATVVLANLAEEAGYHRVWYAEHHNMASIASSATSVLVAHVAANTKRIRLGAGGVMLPNHSPLIIAEQFGTLAELHPGRIDLGLGRAPGSDQLTQRALRRDPMAAEYFPQDVVELQGYLSGTSRVPGVEATPGTGTGVPLYILGSSLFGASVAAALGLPFAFASHFAPDALEQAVALYRERFQTSEQLDRPHVIAGVNVVVADTTPKAHDHLLYAQRRRVARFLSRSDQITDEGADALLESRAGQQVLRMMEYTAVGDPPAVRRYLDDFARHADADELIVTLLSPGLENRLRAATLLAEAAKLSAA; this is encoded by the coding sequence ATGACCTATCCGCTGTCGATACTGGATCTCGCGACGGTCAGCGGGAATCAAACCGTTCGCGAGAGCTTGGAAGCCACGGTCGTCCTCGCCAATCTGGCGGAAGAAGCGGGGTACCACAGGGTCTGGTATGCCGAGCATCACAACATGGCGTCCATCGCGTCGTCGGCAACCAGCGTCCTCGTCGCCCACGTCGCCGCAAATACCAAACGGATCAGGCTCGGCGCGGGCGGGGTCATGCTGCCGAACCATTCGCCATTGATCATCGCGGAGCAGTTCGGGACCCTCGCGGAGCTGCACCCCGGCCGGATCGACCTTGGACTGGGCCGCGCACCGGGGAGCGACCAACTCACCCAGCGGGCTTTGCGCCGCGACCCGATGGCCGCCGAATACTTTCCGCAGGATGTGGTCGAGCTCCAGGGCTATCTCAGCGGGACGAGCAGGGTCCCTGGCGTGGAGGCGACGCCCGGTACGGGCACCGGGGTGCCGTTGTACATCCTGGGGTCCTCGCTGTTCGGGGCGTCGGTCGCCGCAGCGCTCGGACTCCCGTTCGCCTTCGCATCGCACTTCGCTCCTGATGCACTCGAGCAAGCGGTCGCCCTGTACCGCGAGCGGTTTCAGACTTCAGAGCAACTCGACCGGCCCCACGTGATCGCCGGCGTCAATGTCGTCGTCGCCGACACGACTCCCAAGGCGCACGACCATCTCCTGTATGCCCAACGGCGCCGGGTCGCTCGTTTTCTCTCCCGCAGCGACCAGATCACCGATGAAGGGGCTGACGCGCTGTTGGAATCACGGGCGGGACAACAGGTCCTGCGCATGATGGAGTACACCGCAGTCGGCGATCCACCCGCAGTAAGGCGGTACCTCGACGATTTCGCAAGGCACGCCGACGCCGACGAGCTCATCGTCACTCTGTTGTCGCCCGGCCTCGAGAACCGGCTGCGAGCTGCCACCCTCCTCGCGGAAGCTGCCAAGCTGTCGGCCGCGTAG
- a CDS encoding glycoside hydrolase family 43 protein, producing MRMPPGGSKFIIASLVALTAAILWTTEVRAHAFGRPVANPAPRFRPPDAPSPALPTLGPIQTVDQNDVGDPFILSVAPGVEPPSGLPYASYGPDAYVSSAWTPASEASAVRDGWYVLFGTTDWQSNVPTAVSIDGIHWTQAPDALPVLPRWAAPSISMTWAPAALHVGNRWILYFSTEESSSRLECIGRAVASQPAGPYVDSSTRPMLCQRSLGGSIDPSVVVDSGGEYLVWKNDGNSSSKPDFLWSQKLSGDGLDLIGEAHRLLDASAPWTRGIIEGPAMVPSVAGGYWLFYSGGGWESSSYGTGLAHCATVTGPCADTSGKPYLATSGSLISPGGLDTFIGRDGRTWAAFTALVLVPSTWHPGRYYYNRVLDVAPMLTR from the coding sequence ATGCGGATGCCGCCGGGGGGGTCGAAGTTCATCATTGCGTCGCTGGTGGCATTGACTGCAGCGATCCTTTGGACGACCGAGGTGCGTGCGCACGCATTTGGGCGGCCCGTCGCGAATCCCGCTCCCAGGTTTCGGCCTCCTGACGCGCCTTCTCCGGCGCTCCCCACGCTCGGTCCTATTCAAACGGTCGACCAGAACGACGTCGGAGACCCGTTCATCCTCAGCGTGGCGCCAGGTGTCGAACCGCCGAGCGGCCTCCCCTACGCCAGCTATGGTCCCGACGCGTACGTGTCGTCGGCGTGGACCCCGGCTAGTGAGGCCTCCGCCGTTCGCGACGGGTGGTATGTGTTGTTTGGTACGACCGACTGGCAGTCGAACGTCCCGACTGCCGTTTCGATCGATGGGATCCACTGGACGCAGGCGCCCGACGCTCTTCCGGTGCTCCCTAGATGGGCCGCGCCGAGCATCAGCATGACCTGGGCGCCGGCCGCGCTTCACGTCGGCAACCGGTGGATTCTGTACTTCAGCACCGAGGAGTCGAGCAGCCGGCTCGAGTGCATCGGTCGAGCCGTGGCATCGCAGCCTGCTGGTCCTTACGTGGACAGCTCGACACGGCCGATGCTCTGCCAGCGCTCGCTGGGCGGATCGATCGACCCGAGCGTCGTCGTCGATTCGGGCGGGGAGTATCTGGTGTGGAAGAACGACGGCAATTCCTCCAGCAAGCCAGACTTCCTCTGGAGCCAGAAGCTGAGCGGGGACGGGCTGGATCTGATCGGCGAAGCCCACCGCCTGCTTGATGCGTCTGCGCCTTGGACCCGAGGGATCATCGAAGGCCCTGCGATGGTCCCCTCCGTCGCAGGGGGCTACTGGCTGTTCTACTCGGGTGGAGGATGGGAGTCCAGCAGCTACGGCACCGGGCTGGCTCATTGCGCCACCGTCACCGGTCCCTGCGCCGATACCAGTGGCAAGCCGTATCTGGCCACGTCAGGCAGCCTGATATCGCCGGGCGGGCTGGACACTTTCATCGGCCGCGACGGTCGGACGTGGGCGGCGTTCACTGCACTCGTCCTCGTGCCATCCACGTGGCATCCCGGCCGGTACTACTACAACCGGGTGCTCGACGTCGCGCCGATGCTCACTCGCTGA
- a CDS encoding amidohydrolase family protein, which translates to MTETLVRVPDRVVDAHVHIWDPARTDWYPYLSATGPAVPGGSSAMKRLFDVATYKSETARWNVQKFVNVAAATGRNSVDETIELDREAAAHGGPDAIVGGLPPTDTVAQAIELIDRQMAASRFRGVRPMGGFDLSVPEPEVLRALQERDLVFELMTRTDQLVTAASRLQEVDDLVVVVEHTGWPRLGPEDERKIWETGIDALAGIGGNVFCKLSGLAMPFKSMKADVFAPWIEYAIEAFGVDRCMFASNFPVDSAVGTFDELYETYSKVTAGLDSESRDMLFAGNAERVFRL; encoded by the coding sequence GTGACCGAAACCTTGGTCCGGGTGCCAGATCGTGTGGTGGACGCCCACGTGCACATCTGGGACCCCGCGCGCACCGACTGGTACCCGTACCTCTCGGCCACCGGGCCCGCGGTCCCGGGAGGCAGCTCCGCGATGAAGCGGCTCTTCGACGTGGCCACCTACAAGTCGGAAACGGCGCGCTGGAACGTCCAGAAGTTCGTCAACGTGGCCGCCGCGACCGGGCGTAACTCGGTCGACGAGACCATCGAGCTCGACCGCGAGGCCGCCGCCCATGGCGGACCGGACGCCATCGTCGGCGGCCTGCCACCGACTGACACGGTCGCACAAGCCATCGAGCTGATCGACCGGCAGATGGCTGCGTCCAGGTTCCGCGGGGTACGACCGATGGGGGGTTTCGATCTATCCGTCCCCGAACCCGAGGTGCTTCGCGCGCTCCAGGAGCGGGACCTCGTCTTCGAACTCATGACCCGCACGGACCAACTCGTCACAGCAGCGTCGAGACTCCAGGAAGTCGACGATCTGGTCGTCGTCGTCGAGCACACCGGGTGGCCTCGACTTGGCCCGGAAGACGAGCGAAAGATCTGGGAAACCGGCATCGACGCCCTCGCGGGAATTGGCGGGAATGTCTTCTGCAAATTGTCCGGTCTGGCCATGCCGTTTAAGTCGATGAAGGCTGACGTTTTCGCGCCTTGGATCGAGTACGCAATCGAAGCTTTCGGAGTAGACCGCTGCATGTTCGCGAGCAATTTCCCCGTCGACTCCGCGGTCGGCACCTTCGACGAGCTGTACGAGACGTACAGCAAGGTGACAGCCGGCCTCGACTCAGAGTCGCGCGACATGCTGTTCGCAGGAAACGCCGAGCGGGTCTTCCGCCTCTGA
- a CDS encoding amidase, with protein MDDVLWLDATGQAELIAKGEVKARDLAESAIARIEKLDGSINAVIHRRFDRAMAEIDAGLPAGPFSGVPILIKDLYADSAGDPAHQGNRALRDAGWTAEGDSWLVARLRAAGFAFLGRTNTPEFGLVPVTEPQAYGPCRNPWDLSRSPGGSSGGSAAAVAAGMVAVAHASDGGGSIRIPASMCGLVGLKPSRGRTTLGPEGDESGLSVQHVVARSVRDTAALLDVLRGPGPGDMVVAPPPARAYRAEVMVRPVQLRIGILDSSPAGDLDPECRAAVQAAARVLEQLGHAVSEDHPEIGPEAGVNFGTRWVVNARARLNWLGRLLGREVTADDVEPLTWAMASVGQTLSGVDYAAAVAAGSALARRFGQWWEDHDLLVTPTLGQLPPLIGELEPPADDPFSNQQQTGLLVPFTMHFNATGQPAISLPLHVSASGLPVGVHIVAAYGREDLLIQVAAQLEEAATWRDRRPAL; from the coding sequence GTGGACGACGTGTTATGGCTCGACGCAACTGGGCAGGCCGAACTGATTGCGAAGGGAGAGGTGAAGGCTCGCGATCTGGCCGAGTCGGCTATCGCCCGCATCGAGAAGCTCGACGGATCTATCAACGCGGTCATCCATCGGCGTTTCGACCGGGCTATGGCAGAGATCGACGCCGGGCTACCGGCCGGGCCGTTCAGCGGGGTGCCGATCTTGATCAAGGACCTCTACGCGGACTCGGCCGGCGACCCAGCCCACCAAGGCAACCGCGCGCTGCGCGACGCCGGCTGGACCGCCGAGGGCGACAGCTGGCTGGTCGCCCGCTTACGGGCAGCTGGCTTCGCTTTCCTGGGCCGGACCAACACACCCGAATTCGGCCTGGTTCCGGTTACTGAGCCGCAGGCTTACGGCCCGTGCCGAAACCCGTGGGATCTCTCCCGCTCGCCCGGCGGCTCGAGCGGCGGCAGCGCGGCGGCGGTCGCAGCCGGCATGGTCGCGGTCGCCCACGCCAGCGACGGTGGAGGTTCGATTCGCATACCGGCAAGCATGTGCGGCCTGGTCGGCCTCAAGCCCTCGCGGGGCAGGACGACTCTGGGACCCGAGGGAGATGAGAGCGGGCTGTCAGTGCAACACGTGGTGGCGCGATCGGTGCGCGACACTGCGGCTCTGCTCGACGTCCTGCGAGGACCCGGTCCGGGTGACATGGTGGTCGCCCCACCGCCCGCACGCGCGTACCGGGCGGAAGTCATGGTCCGCCCGGTACAGCTTCGGATCGGGATTCTCGATTCGAGCCCGGCCGGCGACCTAGACCCTGAGTGCCGGGCCGCGGTTCAGGCTGCCGCGCGGGTGCTCGAGCAGTTGGGTCACGCTGTCTCGGAGGACCACCCGGAGATAGGTCCGGAGGCAGGAGTTAACTTCGGCACCCGTTGGGTGGTCAACGCCAGAGCGCGCCTCAACTGGCTCGGTCGGTTGCTCGGCCGCGAGGTAACCGCCGACGATGTGGAGCCGTTGACGTGGGCCATGGCTTCGGTTGGGCAGACCTTGTCGGGGGTGGACTACGCCGCGGCGGTGGCTGCCGGCAGCGCGCTCGCTCGCCGGTTCGGACAGTGGTGGGAGGATCACGATCTCCTCGTCACGCCGACCCTCGGCCAGCTCCCACCTCTCATTGGGGAGCTCGAGCCGCCGGCCGACGATCCGTTCTCCAACCAGCAGCAGACCGGCCTGCTCGTGCCGTTCACGATGCACTTCAACGCGACCGGCCAGCCAGCGATCTCGCTCCCCCTTCACGTCAGCGCGTCCGGGCTGCCGGTGGGCGTGCACATCGTGGCGGCCTACGGGCGCGAGGATCTCCTCATCCAGGTGGCAGCCCAGCTCGAGGAAGCCGCAACATGGAGGGACCGCCGGCCGGCGCTCTGA
- a CDS encoding MarR family transcriptional regulator: MKETWRDDDVVSAWAAMLRLHARLVPLIDAELQRHAGMPLAWYDVLLELSAAADKKLRMFDLGEVVVLSRTRVSRVVDELVRAGYLEKVPNPDDGRSAFARLTPAGTNAFRRAAPTYLELIRNHFGGHFTAGDAKTLRRVLSKALAAGAADDST; this comes from the coding sequence GTGAAAGAAACCTGGCGCGACGACGACGTCGTGTCCGCGTGGGCGGCGATGCTCCGACTGCACGCCCGGCTCGTGCCGCTGATCGACGCGGAGCTGCAGCGGCATGCGGGGATGCCTCTCGCCTGGTACGACGTCCTGCTGGAGCTGAGCGCTGCGGCGGATAAGAAGCTGCGCATGTTCGACCTCGGGGAGGTCGTCGTACTCAGCAGGACCCGCGTCAGCAGGGTGGTAGACGAGCTCGTCCGAGCCGGCTACCTAGAGAAGGTGCCGAACCCCGACGACGGTCGATCAGCCTTTGCCAGGTTGACTCCTGCGGGCACGAACGCGTTCCGCCGGGCCGCGCCTACGTATCTTGAGCTGATCCGGAACCATTTCGGGGGCCACTTCACTGCTGGCGATGCGAAGACCCTCCGTCGGGTGCTTAGCAAGGCGCTCGCGGCTGGCGCAGCCGACGACTCGACATAA
- a CDS encoding LLM class flavin-dependent oxidoreductase, whose amino-acid sequence MTSPAVDLLLETFGSTWRDVREAALVAERAGFAGVWVNDHLAGSVQNAPYVLECWTVLSALAAEVPRIRIGPLVLNVANRDPGTLAVMTATLQHVSGGRLLLGIGAGAQSGTTYAIEQEALGHPVRNAAERRSDVERAITMLRRVWSGDVPPARGFLVPVPVPPIVVGVRGPKMAELAGGVGDGICVSVGPAMTELVASARRACARSGRDPQSFLVTALVSSWPDVKGAAGLDVDRLIIYVAPPFGEAIARVRELVVH is encoded by the coding sequence ATGACATCGCCTGCGGTCGACCTCCTCTTGGAGACCTTCGGTTCAACGTGGCGGGACGTGCGCGAAGCGGCGTTGGTGGCCGAACGGGCCGGCTTTGCGGGTGTATGGGTAAACGACCATCTGGCAGGGTCGGTGCAAAACGCGCCTTACGTGCTCGAGTGTTGGACGGTGTTGTCCGCTCTCGCGGCTGAGGTTCCCCGGATCCGAATCGGCCCGCTGGTCCTAAACGTCGCCAACCGCGATCCGGGAACCCTCGCAGTCATGACGGCGACGTTGCAGCATGTCAGCGGAGGTCGGCTCCTCCTTGGGATTGGTGCCGGCGCGCAATCGGGGACCACATACGCGATCGAGCAGGAAGCCTTGGGACACCCGGTACGCAACGCCGCGGAGCGGCGAAGCGACGTCGAGCGGGCGATCACCATGCTGCGTCGGGTCTGGTCTGGCGATGTACCGCCCGCGAGGGGGTTTCTCGTCCCAGTGCCCGTTCCGCCGATCGTTGTTGGAGTTCGGGGTCCAAAGATGGCCGAGCTCGCGGGGGGTGTCGGTGACGGCATCTGCGTTTCGGTTGGACCGGCGATGACCGAGTTGGTTGCGAGCGCACGGCGGGCTTGCGCCCGCAGCGGCCGCGACCCGCAAAGTTTCTTGGTGACCGCCTTGGTTTCTTCATGGCCTGATGTAAAGGGCGCAGCCGGACTGGACGTCGATCGACTGATCATCTATGTGGCACCCCCCTTTGGCGAGGCCATTGCCCGGGTCAGAGAGTTGGTCGTCCACTGA
- a CDS encoding NADPH-dependent FMN reductase — protein sequence MRRTVLLVSGSLRTTSTNTALLRTTAEVAPEGVDCRIYDRIARLPAFNPDDDRHPLHPEVQRLRDAIHQADAILFSTPEYAGALPGSLKNLLDWTIGDEQAGSIYGKPVGWVNASPRGAEGAHGELRTVLGYAHARLIDSACVQMPVTSQMIGLNGLIADATSRAALTDVLTALTAATTSASAPSGC from the coding sequence GTGAGGCGAACGGTCCTCCTCGTTTCAGGAAGCCTCCGCACGACGTCCACCAACACCGCGCTACTGCGAACGACCGCCGAGGTGGCACCCGAAGGAGTCGATTGCCGGATCTATGACCGCATCGCGCGCTTGCCTGCGTTCAACCCCGATGACGATCGCCACCCCCTGCATCCAGAGGTGCAGCGGCTCCGTGACGCCATACATCAAGCAGACGCAATCCTGTTCTCTACTCCCGAATACGCGGGAGCCCTACCGGGGTCTCTGAAGAACTTGCTCGACTGGACCATCGGCGACGAACAGGCTGGTTCTATCTACGGCAAGCCTGTCGGATGGGTTAACGCGTCGCCACGAGGCGCCGAAGGTGCACATGGCGAACTTCGGACTGTGCTGGGCTACGCCCACGCCCGTCTGATCGACTCTGCGTGCGTTCAGATGCCGGTCACCTCTCAAATGATCGGTCTCAATGGACTTATCGCCGACGCCACATCACGGGCGGCCCTCACCGACGTCCTTACAGCGCTCACAGCAGCCACGACCTCCGCGTCCGCCCCGTCTGGCTGCTAG